In one window of Scylla paramamosain isolate STU-SP2022 chromosome 36, ASM3559412v1, whole genome shotgun sequence DNA:
- the LOC135091027 gene encoding guanine nucleotide-binding protein subunit gamma-1-like: MLYSRQMSSHQQLRVLVEQLQREANIDRMKTSDAINHLKRYISEHEAEDCLLIGFASQKANPFREKSSCTVL, from the exons ATGCTGTACAGTCGACAA ATGTCGAGTCACCAACAGCTGCGAGTGCTAGTAGAGCAGCTGCAGAGAGAGGCTAACATAGACCGCATGAAAACCTCGGACGCAATCAACCACCTGAAG AGGTACATCTCAGAGCACGAGGCTGAGGACTGCCTTCTCATCGGCTTCGCCTCTCAGAAGGCAAATCCATTCAGGGAGAAGAGCTCCTGCACCGTCCTGTAa